AGAATGCCCACCTTCTGTTGCGAAAGGTCTTAAATTTTTCCCGTCAAAGAAATACCCAGCTTCTCCCAGTCCATTTCCTGGAGCAAGAATCGCTACGTTCCCTTTTTCAAGATGACCGCTGGTATAAATGGCTTCAAGATCATCATCTTCAAGAAGAGCCATCCCATAAGCAGAAGCTTCCAGGTCATTCAGCATCTCTACTTTTTCAAAACCGAAATCTCTTTTGTATTCTTCAACATCTAAGTTCCAGCCTAATCTTGCCGGGCTACTTTTTCCGTCAATTACAGGTCCTGGCACAGCCATTCCCAGACGTTTTACATTCTCCAACTGATTATCTTCAATAAATTTCTTTAAGATGTCATTAAAAGAAGCATATTGCTTGGTAGAATATGTATTTTGTACTTTAATCTCAAGACCTCCGTTACCGGAAACAAAATAGCCTAAGATTGTCATATCTTCACGAAGACTTGCTCCAATGATAGAAACATTATCATTATTACTGTTCTCTACTCCTGGTAAATAAAGTGGAAATTTTGGATTCAGAATCATAACCTCAAATTTTACCAAATATAATAATTGTTTTCGTAAATCCTGCACAGAACAAAAAAACCTTTCCACTTTCGTGAAAAGGTTTTGGTTAATAATTGTTTATATATTAAATCTAACTACTTTCCTAATGGAATATTATAACCG
This Chryseobacterium sp. G0162 DNA region includes the following protein-coding sequences:
- a CDS encoding glucokinase produces the protein MILNPKFPLYLPGVENSNNDNVSIIGASLREDMTILGYFVSGNGGLEIKVQNTYSTKQYASFNDILKKFIEDNQLENVKRLGMAVPGPVIDGKSSPARLGWNLDVEEYKRDFGFEKVEMLNDLEASAYGMALLEDDDLEAIYTSGHLEKGNVAILAPGNGLGEAGYFFDGKNLRPFATEGGHSEFSPRTNVEVEFYQFLNNIYGIVSWENVLSKSGLFNIYRFLRDVKRHPEPEWLGERLANGNFVEELYKAAVEDNVLICKIALDTFLEFLAREANNLTLKVKATGGLLIAGDIPQMVREYIDKAKFYEKFKISDKMEGMLRNIPIYLVKQNHTALKGMALYTAYYQE